A window of Mucilaginibacter paludis DSM 18603 contains these coding sequences:
- a CDS encoding DUF6934 family protein, which produces MNLERYPYINSNDFQDYEFYSDGPKGRIKKIVMFTKIPNSEPPIYNLGFGDQDPHSGETDDVVVSNNEDRDIVLATVANTIVEFCNHYGNHYIYAKGSTTARTRLYQMGIAGLWEEISKDFDVYGLKDNDWHLFKPNTINYEAFLVRQK; this is translated from the coding sequence ATGAATTTAGAACGCTATCCATATATCAATAGTAATGACTTCCAAGACTATGAGTTTTATAGTGACGGGCCAAAAGGACGAATTAAAAAAATTGTCATGTTTACAAAAATCCCCAATTCCGAACCGCCAATTTATAATTTAGGGTTTGGCGATCAAGACCCGCACTCAGGAGAAACAGATGATGTTGTGGTTAGTAATAACGAAGACAGGGACATAGTTTTGGCTACAGTGGCGAACACTATCGTTGAATTTTGCAACCACTATGGCAATCATTATATTTATGCAAAGGGCAGCACAACTGCACGCACCAGACTATATCAAATGGGGATAGCTGGTTTATGGGAGGAAATTAGTAAGGATTTTGACGTGTATGGATTAAAAGATAATGACTGGCATTTGTTTAAGCCCAACACTATCAATTACGAAGCTTTTTTGGTAAGACAGAAGTAA
- a CDS encoding relaxase/mobilization nuclease domain-containing protein, with protein sequence MIGKVGIGKSFRGVLHYLFEGRRQESKELQMQELEKKQVEVIAYNQCFGTRLELVREMIEVAKLNPDQSKPVFHFSLSFAHGDAGKLGLQDKIEMIEKLAEKFDFKDHQYVVVAHKDTDHEHLHIVANRIGFDGKTASDSNSYKHVAEFARKMELEYKLAQVLSPNKFLKPEQRVGQSQRLDNRKEALKKHLQTAIKQSNDVQQVKKYMEQRGYEVELGRGIAFTDAQHVRFKGSQVGYALMDIEKKLKQEQLLQQQEQNRQAQVLRQQQEELKKQQQQEKEIQQTRQHTPSIGR encoded by the coding sequence ATGATCGGGAAAGTTGGCATAGGCAAAAGTTTCCGAGGCGTACTACATTATCTCTTTGAGGGCAGGCGGCAGGAAAGCAAAGAGCTGCAAATGCAGGAGCTTGAAAAGAAACAGGTGGAGGTGATTGCTTATAACCAATGTTTCGGCACTCGTTTAGAACTGGTGCGGGAAATGATCGAAGTAGCCAAGCTAAACCCTGATCAATCAAAGCCTGTGTTTCACTTTTCGTTAAGCTTCGCCCACGGCGATGCCGGGAAGTTAGGCTTGCAGGATAAGATCGAGATGATAGAAAAGCTGGCCGAAAAATTTGATTTTAAAGACCACCAGTATGTAGTAGTAGCGCACAAAGATACCGATCATGAACATTTGCACATTGTCGCCAACCGCATTGGGTTTGACGGCAAAACGGCCAGTGACAGCAACAGCTATAAGCATGTGGCCGAGTTCGCCCGGAAGATGGAACTGGAATACAAATTAGCACAGGTGCTAAGTCCGAATAAGTTTTTGAAGCCGGAGCAAAGGGTTGGACAAAGCCAGCGTTTAGACAACCGCAAAGAGGCTTTAAAAAAGCACCTGCAAACAGCAATCAAACAAAGTAATGATGTGCAGCAGGTTAAAAAGTATATGGAGCAGCGCGGCTATGAAGTGGAGTTAGGCCGGGGTATCGCTTTTACCGATGCGCAGCATGTACGCTTCAAAGGCAGTCAAGTTGGGTATGCCCTGATGGATATTGAGAAGAAGCTAAAACAGGAACAGCTTTTACAGCAACAAGAACAAAACAGGCAGGCGCAAGTATTACGGCAACAGCAGGAGGAATTGAAGAAACAGCAACAGCAGGAAAAGGAAATACAGCAAACACGGCAGCATACGCCAAGTATAGGCAGATGA